Sequence from the Candidatus Binatia bacterium genome:
GCAAGCGGATCCTCGACGAGGGCGAGCGCTTGAAGCTCCGCAAGCGCGAAGCCGCCGCTAAGGCGTAGGCGAGAGGTGCCGGCTTAAAAACTCCGCGGTCGCGGAGTCGGCCTCGAGCCACGACGCGTAGCGGAAGAATCCGTGGATCTCGTCGGGGATGACGATCTCCTCGTACGGCACGTGCGCGGCGCGCAGGCGCTGCACGAGATCGACCATCTGGTGGAACTCGACGTTGCGATCGTCGTCGCCCTGAATGAGCAGCACCGGCGATTTCCACGTCGCGATCGCGGAATCGGGCGACGAATCCCAGGCAAGTTTCATGACGGCCCGCGTGTCGTATTGCTGGTAGCGTTTGAGCTGCGGAGAGCCCCACACCCCGTTCTCGACGTCGAGCGACCAGTCGTGGACGCCGTGGTAATCCACGCCCGCCTTGAAGACGTTCGAGTTGCGCGCGAGCGCCATTGCCGTCAGGTAGCCACCGTACGAGCCGCCCCAGATGCCGATGCGCGCCGGATCCACGCGCGGCTCGCGCTGCAGAAACTTCGCGCCTGCCAGGACGTCTTGGTACTCCGAAGCGCCGGTCGGCCCCCACTTCGCGGGGAAGTTAAAATCGTGGCCGTAGCCGATGCCCAAGCGATAGTTTACCGAGAGCACGACGAAGCCGAGGCTCGCCAAGTATTGGTTCACCGCGTACGCGTTCGAGTAGTAATCCATGTAGTGCCAGCTTAGCAGCATCTGGCGCGGCGGCCCGCCATGCACGAAGACGATCCCCGGATGCTTGCCGCCGCCGCTCGGCACAAAGAGCGTGCCGTGAATTAGTTGGCCGTCGGCCGACTTGAACGAAACCTCTTGCGGCGTCACGAGTTGCGACGACGGAAAGTCCGAGGGCGGCCGATCAAGGGGCTTAATAACGCTCGTCGCGCTTGATCCGGTGATGTGTACCGGTTGCTCCAGCGTGATGAGCGGGGGCTGCTGAGCCGTCGCGCCATCATAGGCGACGAGGCGATCTACGAGCGCAACGGGCTGCCACTCGCTGCCCGCGCCGCGAGTCACCTGCGTGACTCGCGCGTTCGCGACGTCGACACTAAACACGTGACGGCGATCGTCGTCGCCGGCCGTCGAGCCGGTGTTCGCGGAATAAACGACCGATTGCCGGTCGGGCGCGACGTCGACGTCTTCGATCATGAAGGAGCCGGGCGTCAGCAAACGCGCAGCGCCGCCTTGCGCGGGCACAGCGTAGAGGTGCAGCCAGTTGTTCTGCTCGCTCTTGAAGATGATCTGATTGCCTGCGAGCCATTCCATAAACGGGCCGCCGGCCGTGCTCGGCAGTGACCCGCGCAGCGTGTTCGGGCTCGACCATGCCATGTGACCCGAGGCGGTGCGAGCGTCGGCGACCCAGATCTGCCAGGGATTCGGTGTCCAATCGAACGGATTGCGCGGCGGCGGTCCGCCGTCGCCGTGCAGCCGGACGAACGCGATCTGCGTGCCGTCCGGCGACCAGCGCGGCATGAAATCCTGCGACGTCGTCGGCGCGAGAAATTGCAACGCAGTCGCGCCGTTGCGATAGATGCCGATGAAACTATGGTCCTTGCGATCAGAGGCGAAGGCGAGCGCGGTTCCATCCGGCGACCACTGCAGTTCGGAATCGGCGCCGCGATCGTAGAATAGCTGCTTTGCCGGCGACGAGCCGTCAATCGGCGCGATCATCACCGCACCGTCGCTTGTAAAGGCGACGTGCTTCGAGTCTGGCGAGATTACCGGCGCGTCCCCCTCGCCGAGGAGTTTCGACGCACCGCCGCTCGTCGGCACCGACCATACTTGCATCTCAGGTTTGTTCGTGCTCGACGCCGCGTTCGGCTGGTATGGAAGCGTCCAGTTCGCGTCGTGATCGCCGCCACGGACGTAAACTACGTGCGAACCGTCATCGGAGATAGCGAGGTTTGTAAGCTCTTGACCGTCATCTCGGTCTGAGGAAAATAGTTGGACCGGAGTGAACGATCCGACTCCCACCATCTCCGTGAACGTTCTCCCCGGGAGCGTTGATGGAATCACTACCCGTGGTGCTCGCGCGAACCAGATCGTGCGCACACCCTGCGTGTCTAGTGCATACGCGATTGCGTATCCGGACTTGTCACGCACTAGCGCGGAGGGAAAGGGGTAGCTTAAAACTTGAGCCAGCGAGAAAGCAGCGAGCAACATTCTAACTCCTTTGTCCTTCGACTCCGCTCAGGATGACACGGGGGTGTCCTTCGACTACGCTCAGTCCTTCGACTACGCTCAGGATGACACGGGGGTGTCCTTCGACTACGCTCAGGATGAC
This genomic interval carries:
- a CDS encoding prolyl oligopeptidase family serine peptidase, giving the protein MQVWSVPTSGGASKLLGEGDAPVISPDSKHVAFTSDGAVMIAPIDGSSPAKQLFYDRGADSELQWSPDGTALAFASDRKDHSFIGIYRNGATALQFLAPTTSQDFMPRWSPDGTQIAFVRLHGDGGPPPRNPFDWTPNPWQIWVADARTASGHMAWSSPNTLRGSLPSTAGGPFMEWLAGNQIIFKSEQNNWLHLYAVPAQGGAARLLTPGSFMIEDVDVAPDRQSVVYSANTGSTAGDDDRRHVFSVDVANARVTQVTRGAGSEWQPVALVDRLVAYDGATAQQPPLITLEQPVHITGSSATSVIKPLDRPPSDFPSSQLVTPQEVSFKSADGQLIHGTLFVPSGGGKHPGIVFVHGGPPRQMLLSWHYMDYYSNAYAVNQYLASLGFVVLSVNYRLGIGYGHDFNFPAKWGPTGASEYQDVLAGAKFLQREPRVDPARIGIWGGSYGGYLTAMALARNSNVFKAGVDYHGVHDWSLDVENGVWGSPQLKRYQQYDTRAVMKLAWDSSPDSAIATWKSPVLLIQGDDDRNVEFHQMVDLVQRLRAAHVPYEEIVIPDEIHGFFRYASWLEADSATAEFLSRHLSPTP